AGCTGGGTTTGGGAGGGCAATCTGGGGCACATTGCTCCTTCAGTGTGCACGGCGGGAGGACACGGGAAACAGCCCGGACACCGATTCTACAGGTGCCCTACAGCAGAGCCCTGGGAGACTCCGAGGCAGAGCAGATTTTGAgaggcagttgttgttgttggcggagggggggggggagatacacaACCCTTTTTTCAACTTCTGGCTTTTAGTGGCCAGTAAAGGTGAGGATGCTGCACATGTCCTCCGATTCTGACATGGACAGATCTTTATGCAGGACAACTGAAGCCATGCATCTGGAAATTCTACCACCTTTCCACTTCTTGGCAGAAGTGCTGGAGACAGTTTAcacaactgaaaaacaaaaacattaaaccAACAGTAACAGCCACTGCCAGAGCAGCAAACACAACAGCTAACCTGGAACCAAATCAAAAGCATTGGGTGGCAGGCAAACCAAACCCTTTCTGAAAAGGTCTTGAGTCAGCAGCGGAATGCTAGAAAAGTAGGGGGCAACAGATCTCCCAGAGCGGGGCAGTGGGGGGCGGGAAGGGTGTCACCTATGGGCATCAGAAGGGAAGAGGCTCCCTCTGACATATCCCTGCCAACTGGACCTCAGATTGGCCTGCACAAAAGGGAAGGATCAACATGATCCTAAACCACTGAGGACTGGTGCCTTGGTTAGTGCCTTTAAACAACAGAAACAGTACAGCTGATGCCACCATGCAGTCAAATGCTCCCAGGAATACCTCTGGGTTTCCCCACACATTCTGTGCCCACAAGGACAAGACATCGCTGGTCACATCATCCCAGCACGCCCACATTCTGTTTATGTGCAGCGGGAGCTAGTGTGGCGGAGCGGCTTAGGGAGCGAGCAACGATCGGGGAGTCCCTGGTTCCAATTCTAGCTTGGCCACTAAATCCTTCTGCGGCTGGAGGCAAGCCGCACTGTCTCAGCCTCAACAGCTCTGTCTGCCACATGGAGAACACTGCTGACCTACCATCTTACAGCAGCGAGGGCTGGAAGACCGTTTGGATTTTGGAGCACCCTGGAGAAGTCATCTTACCAACGGTCTGATTTTAAGCCAGTTCCTTTTTCTgtcaaaaaaaagggggggggatatccAGATGGATAGTTTTGGTGCTTAGCTGTTTGTTCAGCAGAAGGGTCCGTGGCTTCAGGATGGACAACACTAACATTCCTTGATACCAAGCCACCAATGTGCATGGTCCTTCACCCAGTCTGAAAAGGCAGTTCCCTGTCCTGAGCGGTTTGCCATCTATAATTCCACACAAGAGAACCAGCTCTCCTATTAAGCATCTTTTTGGCTGATCTCTTGGAACAGCTACTGATTTGTCATCGGTGACCAGCTAAGAGCCCTGCCCTCAGTTGCTTCAAACAGGCATGCCTAAAGGGGAGGCAAGCTGCATGCACCATGTGTTAAGTTTTTATGTGCCCCAAGACATATGAATCAACTGCAAGAGGTGATCCCCCTAATCACAAGGCTCAAAGAGCATGCCTAGATCTCTAAACAACAATAGTAAATGAAGCCCACCCAGCAATGGGTGGGCTCTGGACCACAAGGGGACTACCTGAGCTCTCCAGTTGCCAATGTAGATATGAGAGGAGCCACCAGCTGGTCTGGCCATATACTCAACAGCAGCCCCTTGATTAAAGCATCCACACACCATCTTTCGGTTTCCCAAAACTTCCAGGGCAGTGGACATCATAAAACCACTATCAAATGCAGAAATAAGACGCAGGATAATGCAACAGAAACACTGAAAGCGGAAGACAGCAATAAAAGCAGTAGATTCCATAGAAGTCATCAGTTAACACCATATGGTCACTTGCCCAGATCCAGAAAGACTTCGGGTATGGTGCCGGGCAAGCTTCCCCAGGAAGGACTTTCTACAGGTGGAGAGCCACAATCAAGGCGGTCCTCCTGTTGGTTCCTCAAAATCTAACTTCAAACCGTAAAGGGGGCTTATAGAAAAGCCTCTACAGAAAACAGCCTCATCGGAAGATAGCGGTTCCTGGAAGCCAGTCTCCCACACCTTCTCCTCAGACTGCATCTCTAGCAAAACTGATTTCTGATGAGGAcattccagtcctggagaactGTCTCAAAAGGGTGCTTCCTAAACAGAGTCTCTGTTCCAGAATGACAGCAAACACAacatgaagcagcagcagggtggataaTGCCACTTCAACAACcaatatttttggaagggccatttttggaagggtggtatagaaattgaattattattatttcttgtttacacagtcagacaggtgttattgactggtttgttttatccagacatcgagtcatattattatatattaataataataataatatactccACACCAGGTTAGCAAACAGCTGGGCCCTGCCACAAGCACACCTTAACTTCTGCCAAGCATGCAATGatcaaaaataaagtaaaatgtaATCTTTGTTTCTTATCTGGCTTATcacagaacctttaaaaaaagaagaagcaaataTTGACACTTTCCTGACAGCAAAGAACTTGAGAGGAagcttttccccaaaccccaccCCATCTGCAAATTCAACAGTATTCTCGGATGTTCCTGGTGTCCTACCGGACCCAGGTGCCACATTCTGTAAGCAGTGAAGATATACTCACAAGCGAGCCAGACAGGGGAAGGAATCGCAGTAAAAAATCACGACTCCAATGAAGCCCAAAGGAGGAAATCCATGTTTTGAAGGgctatgtgtgtgcacatacagaaTGGTGGCCTATTAAGGACTGAGCCAGAAGCATAGCCACTTCCATAATCACACTGTAATCTGTAGCAACATGTTTGGGCCAAAACCACAAGAGACGAGGAGGAGGGGCGCTCTCATACCCAGGGGGCCAATTAGGGTGCCACAAGGCAATTTATTTGTGTGCACTTATAACAGCAGccacaatccccccaccccacccaaacttatccCATGTACAGGAGTGATCGCCAAGGCGTTGCTCAGGGTCAGGAGACCCGCATCAAACAACAGCCTTGCAGATGCAAAAAGATTTTACTCGGCTCTATCAGCAATGCAGCCGAGAAGATGATAAAGTCAGGCACAAAGACAACCTTTCTGCATCTTGCAGGGAACTTTCGCTAGCAGGGCAGACAGGCTCAACAGTGGTCCTCCTGCATTCTCCCTCTGAACCGCCACCCTTCCCGTGTGGTGGTGTCCGTAACAAAAGCAGCGGCATGCAGAGCGTGCCTGGACTGCAGAACTTGCCCGGTGTTTAAAAGGAGCTATCAAATGGCTATTAGATCACATCAGGTGATGAACACAGCCCCAAGTGAAATCACAAGCGCCCTAATCAATAGTGGAGATGAGATGCAGCAATGCAaccaccatcctcctcctcctgccccaacaTCCGTGCCTCAAACCTCTGTGCCTTAATCAGAAGGCACTATTAGCAGAATTGCCCTTTAGGGAAAATTGCCCTGTTGGCTCTACCTGCTCAATCCCACGGTCTACAAAACCCATGATCCCAGGGCTGATAGGGGAAATCCAGGAGTTCTGTTCCTTGCCCAGTACGTAGAAGGGTGCCCTGGCCTCACTGCAAATCTCAGTCTGTGGGAAGGAGCTGAAGAGAGATTCCCACTAACGATGGGGCAGATCTCCGTGTGGATCCATATCAACCGCTCACCCTCCAATAAGAGATGTGCTTCGCCCCCCATGAAGGGGATCAGCTGATTCCTCCACAACAGCAGAGATACTGGTGGCCCCTTTTGAAGGCAAAGGGCTGTAACCTGCTCAGGTGACATTAAACAAAAGCAAAGGGGTGTCAATTTCCACCCACAGCCAGGCAGTGCTGACACTCACAGGCAACACACACTGTGTTTATGGAAATGGGGTGGGGATGCTAAGGGAACAAATGGGATTGCACTTCTCTCCCACCCCTTCTGAGAAGATACTGGGGGAGCAGGAAGAGGTTACTCAGTTTGCTCACAACTTTACCACAGTGCAGCAGATCCACCCCCACTCTTCAAAACAACATGCTTTTCCTCAACAAAAAAtcacacacccctacacaacACATGGAGAATCTGCTTACCCCCTCCCCTACAAAGAAGGGGGGCTATTAACCATACGCTGTACAAACAAAGATGTCAATCATGAAGACTACTCACTGCAAAGCGCCAAGCTATAGGCACAATAATATTTCTTCGTAACAACAGCAGTTCACCAACAAACCTCAAACCCCTCTGCTTCAATGGATCTTTCTCCTACAATCTGACCCACCCAAAAGCTGCGTGTCTGAACTCTTTCCAACACTGTGGAGCATGTCACTCTGAATGCCCCTTTGTGGTTCCACACTCCCAGAAAGGCTTGCCTGTGGGGGTGAGTAGTCAACACACTGCCTTCCAAATTCCCTCCATCCTGAGTCCGGCAAGTGTTCTTATGCTCATAAATGACCCCCTCAATAAAAATCGAAGGGCATTCATTGTTCCCCACCCACTGAAGTCCAGGCTCCCCTCCCTCGCCGAAAGAGTTGTGACCATGTCCCATCATTACAGAAGAAAGAGGATGCCTGCCGTCAACAGATCAGATCCAGGCAATAATTCAATGCCAATCCCTACTCACTCGTATGCATTATGATAATTGGTCATGAGAATATGCACACTACAGAAGACATACTCAGCACCACCCCATCCCATCTGTACACCCATTCGCTGGATCCTTGCAATCTCCCTCCCCACAGACAGATGTAAACAGGGGCCAAAATGACACATCCCAGCTgggatttccttttaaaaatattttgattgGGCAGTTGTTGGTTTTTAGATTTGTAAATAGACACATTTTGAAATgtcccatctctctctcacacacacacaccaaaagagAGAGTGCAGAAtccagcccttccaatttgcaAACATGCAGAAGTGAGGACTCATTACTTCCTCCTGACAATGCATGGAAATTAGGGAATGTTAAttgccccctctctcacaactcacttcccccacacacaaacaaggGAGAATTTATCACCATCTGAGATACAGGGAGGGTTTAAGCGTTCTCTCTCTAACAATTCAACACAGACGTAAAGTAGTGCCCCTTTTCCTGCCCATACCTCACATTCCTGCCCCAAAATTGACTGATTTATTTTCCATCAAAGAAACAGGTGTATCGGTGGGGGTCATGAGCCACCCATCCTTCACAATCCCCCCACTCACTCACAGGGAAAACATTAATTTTCCCCCATacatgggaggggtgtgtgtttacCCGCCTTCAGCACttcaacacacacatatatggggGAGATTGATTAATAGCCCCTCACCTCTCTCACAATTGCCACTGTCACATCCAGATAAAGAGGAGAGGAAACATTaacttccccactccccccacagtCCCTCAAAATACACCCAACTGGAAGGTAGGGGTTATTAAGTACCCACACGCAGAGAACAATGAGAGAGTTTCATTAAATCTCTTCCCGATACATATAAGATTAATTAATTTCCACTGCCAAAGCCATAAATCGGGGAAGGGGGATCATTAAAGCTCgcctttcattcatatatatatatatatatatatataaaaataaaaaacggAGGAAAAACTAATCATCTTCTCCTAACATAAACATCAAGAAAAATCAATGCATGCCCCTTTCCtcaattccttccttccactttcctAGGAGTGTCCATGCCAAtatctccccttccccatttaTGTACAGTTCTCTCCACAACCTTCCCTCAGCTGCCCATATCCCATAAACTAGTGCTCCCcaattcccccctccttttctgaACAGAGGTATCTATCCCTCATTTTTTCTATCTATTCCTCCATCCTCCCAAATAATTAAGCTCCcacaaactggggagggggtcAATCACAGTCAGTCCATCTCTCACTTctaccctcctttcccccctgggatgttgggggaggggggagggtgtcAGTCAGTCCCTCCACCCCCTTCCCTTACTTATTCCCTGCTATTCAGCCCCCTAAATAATTTGGGGGGGCCTGTATTCCCTCACCCCCCAACCATTTCCCATGGATGGTGGGGATCAGTACCCACCCCTCTATCCCCTTCCTTTTATTTATTCCCAAGCCCCCCCTTCCCACAATTCAGGTCAGGGAGTGGGTGAGGGGCTGCGTTCAATATGCCCTCCCCATTCATTTCCTCCATTGTTGGGGGGGTCAGGGGGTGCCCATGAGATACAAAGCACCCTCCCCTTATTTGCTCCCCCTGACCCAGCCTCCCACAGAATTATGGGCTGGGAgggctgtgcccccctccccatttctcctcAGGTGAGGCTGGTATGGGTGGAGGGGCGtcagcctgccctcctcccctTCTTTAGCCCTCATGACTCAACCCCACGATCTGAGGGTGGGGGGTCGCGGCCGCCCTGACTTCAGTGCCCCCTCCTCTATTTTACCCCTGTCAGCCCCTCCCCTGGGGTATTTCTCCTTCATCCCCCCGACTGCGGCCCCCCTACAGGCCCCGCCagcccccccctttttcctgTCAGGAGACACCCCCCATCCCCTCACCCGGTGGGCGCGCGTGAGGCTGAGGTCCTTCATGACCTCCTCGAAGGCCGCCGTCTCCTCGGCCTGCTTCTGGTTGTGCAGCGCGATCTTCTCGCTGAATTTCCGCGGGTTGTTCGACGAGGCCGCCATCTTCGCCCGTCCGCATCGCCCCCCCGCCGCGCCGCCGCCACCGACGACGACGaggaccccctcctcctcccaccggGCTCAGCCGACGCCACTGCGCATGCGCCGCGGGCGGGGCCTGGAGCCGAGAGCGGCCGCCGCGCCTGCGCGGCcgtggaggtggaggaggcggcggcggaggcggccGCCGCGGCCGCCACTGCGCAGGCGTGCGGACGGGTAGGCTTAGCGGAGCGAAGGCgacaggagagaaagggaggaagaggCGGCCGCTCCAGCGCATGCTCCGGGGAGGAGCAGGATGGCGACTGCGCAAGCGCAGAGACGGGCAGAGTATTGGAAAGGAGGCGATGCTAGGGCGCCTGCTTGGAGGACGAGGAGGCGGTGGAAGGCGATTGCGCAGGCGTGAGAACAGGCAGACTACGGAGGAGGCGAGGGGGAGAGAGGGCGGCAATGCGCGTGCTCATAGTAGGAGGCGATAGATGGCGACTGCGCAGGCGTGAGAACGGGGCGACTAGTGGAGAACAGGCGACATGGCAGGGGGCATGCACAGGTGGATGGCGAGTGCGCACGCGTGAGAACTGGCaggcgaaggggagggggcacGCTACACAAGCGGTACTCCAGTGCGCAAGCGCAGCCTACTCTAGGCAGCCTCGGAGCTAGCCTGCAGGTCTCAGACCCCCGCATAGGCAGCTTTCGACTACGGCTTTTCACTCCCGCGCATGCGTGGCAGTCTTCCTCCGCGACCACACTGAGAGACCGTACGAGCGGCGCTTGCGCCGCGCTTTTCCAAAGGATTTTCCTCTCGTTTCACtcctcagttttttaaaagccattcaaTTAATCATACACCTTCCCCTTGTTGCTCTCCACAATTAGAGGGAGAGAGCAAAATATAATAGCCATGACAGCTAAAGATGGAGACTCCATGTCCAAGAGCAGTCTGCCTCTGAATAACCAGCTAATTAGGGCAATGAATGTGCGAGCGAGGGCGGTGGTCAGGAGCCAGCCAAGCTCCAGAGTCCCCTCCCCCTCTATTTATTAAAACAAAGTCAACCATAATTTGCTTTGTTGTTTTCTAGAAAGCCTCCCCTCTTTCAGCGTTTGGCAACAATCTGGGCAACCTCCAACCAGATGGTAGTTTGTTTTTCGCTGGGAGCCATCTGCCGGCCCAATTGGCgtgcggcggcggaggaggaggaggtggcgcgGCAACCCTGCGTTCTCCAAGCGCTCGCACTCTTGAGAACTCTCTGCCCCTAAATAGGGTCTGTTTATATTACCCTAATTGCTCCTGCTAGGACTTGCCACCATCCAGACCAGGGGTGGCCGACCcaaggctttccagctgttgttggatgacaacaacgcccatcacagctggggatgatggatgttgtagtcctgctggagagcctcaggaggGCCACTCCTGATCTGGGATGGTCACCCCAACCAAATGCAGGGTTATCCTTATTTCCCCTTATTCCTGGAGAAACTGCCCAGAAAGCAGAGCCCAAAGGGTGGCAGGGCTGAAGGTGACAAAGCTGCAGGAGAAGCACTTTACACGAGCTACAAGTTAAGTTCCTTTTGCTCCTAGAACCTTAGCTTCTCCTGGGCAAAAGAGGCTGAATTGTGGAACCAAGGCTGAATTGTGAATTCAGAGCTCAAGCAGCTAATAGCATGGACACAATCAAGTGATTAGGAACTTCTTCCAGATAATGTTGTAGCACTAACTGATATCATGTATTTGCGTTTATGAATTTCAAAAGGTATTTTCAAAAAgggttttctctttcttttattaGTAAAGAATTTTTTAACCTCTCGTTAATGGGCATTTTCAAACAAAACAGCCTCCTCCAGCCAGACGGGGCATCTCCAACTCCCAAGTAtctgaaagccagcgtggtgtagaggttagtgtcagaccaggactggggagacccaagttcaaatccccattcaaccatgaaattcactgggtgactgtgggccagtcacttctctcagcctcacctacctcacagggttgttgtggggataaacgtaactatgtacactgctccagggaacataggaacctggcatatactgagtcagacccttgggtccatctagctcaggattgtcttcccagactggcagtggcttctccaaggttgcaggcaggagtctctctcagccctatctaccTGCATAtgcttcataacttgtgtgtttccaaattcttgtgtgtaaatctttgtagatatatcatgtacaaacaaccactttgtatataattgtgctttggcaacgtactgtatgctttggtagtttgttggttcaataaaaaaatcttgtcctattaaaaaaaaaaaaatcttgtcctatcttggagatgctgccagggagggaacttgaatccttctgctcttcccagagcggatccatcccctgaggggaatatcttggcagtgctcacacatcaagtctcccattcataagcaaccctggtgaaccctgcttagctgacaagtcatgcttgctaccacaagaccagctctcctttccaaataAACAGAGAAGATGCTTGCTTCTCACCTTCCAGGCTAGGAGCACAGGACGTTGCCATATAGAGCAAGATATTGTTAATAACTAAAATATTTCAACCCAGCACTCTTTTGCCTTTCCATTTGCAAATTTACACGGGGGATCAAGATATACGGACAAAATAAGTGTTGCCTCTCTCTATTCCCCCAACCAGTTTCCCCTCGGGATGCCCCGCCCGCACAACAACTGCATCAAAAGAAACGGGAGGTTCAACACAATGAAAGCTGCTTGGAAAAGTGTTTTAATTTCACATCTGGAAATGCCTCCAAAACTTATGACAAGAAGCAAAGCCTGAGCTGCAAGATGCGGATGGCCAAGCAGATGCTTGCTCAGAAACCTTGCAGGTTGGTCGTTTTGTAAGTGTGGCTCATGCATCTTCAGGAGAGGACCGGAGAGCGTCGCTCCTGTGAAAGACACGGAAATCTCATCAGAGTGGCCATCTGGCCGCAGGGGCTGATATCTGCTGGGTCCCCCTGGAACAACCTTCACGTGTGACACCCCACCCTCCCACAAACGAAAGATCACTTCTGTCAAAAGAACCAGAAGGGAACTGCAAGCTGTGAGGGGCAGAGCTCTTTGTGGCCTCAGATCCTCGCCTAACTCCCAGGGGGAGATCAGGTCCCACAGAGAATGTCTGACTTTAGCTCTCCTCACCGGCCCGATACTCTGGGCATTGCAAGCCTACAATATTTGCTTGGAGTCAGCCAAGCTCAGGTCCTACCAGCTGCCCGTGCCGAAGGCTAGCTGCTGTGTCTTgctacaactttggccctccagctgttgtcagacgacagccccccccacccccagccacagtgatccatagtcagggattatgggagttgtagtctatcaactgcaggagggctgaagtggtgTAGCCCTGCTGTAGAGGCCTCTTCGCGAATGTTCTCCTGCAGGAGGCACGTTTCAGCCACACATCAGTCCTGCTGTACCcgtctctctcaccctccttcccagACTTTTTCTTATGTCTGGAGGCAGCGCTCCTTGCTCCCCCGACCCCCTTGCTATCCCTGTCCCACTTCTCCACCCAGCCTCCACTGCCAGTGACTCCCGAGCAAACTTGGAGACACCAGCCTGGCGGTTTGGCGTTCCTGGCACAAGCTATGAAAGAGAGATCCACTTCTGTTCAAATGCAGCGGCCCTTTAACAAATACTTTGCCGTCCCGTTTACAAAAGAGAGAGTGTCCCGGTCactgagggagaaggagaagagacaTCTTGGAAGAGATGGAGGCTGCTTACAGATTCTCtgagcaaaaagagagagagagagagacagagagagaagagtgTGCTTTCCAGGAAAAAGAAAAGTGCTTCCAGGGCTGCGTGACACCAGACAATTTTCCCTCCTTATAGCCCTGCCTGCCACACATCTCATTCTCCTTATTGCTTTTGGGAAACTAAAGACAATTTCAATTTTGCTTTGAATTGTCCAGACGCAACAACCTAAGTGGAATTATGCTTTGAGGTGCGTTTAAACTCTTCACAGTTtataaaggggaggaggagggaacccGCTTTTTTCCACCTGCAAGACATAAATTAGGGAAATGgagcaaaccccaccccccacatccctTCTCATGAGGCAACCCCAGCCCAGGACAGTCTGCCTTATCCCGTCCCAGCAGGGATGGGACACGCTGCCGAAAGGCAAGGAAATCGGAGGGCCAGGGCGGAGGGATTGCCCGCCGTGGACtggattttatttttgcaaaaggAGGGCACTCGGCGTGCACCTCCCAACAACATGCGATGTTTTGGAAGACGGGGCAGTTTCCGGCCATCACCTCTGGGCTGTGGTCTGTGGCAGAATCACTGGTGCGCAAGCAATGccagcaaaggattctgggaaatgCAAGTCCCTCTCCCATTCGTCCGTCTCTGTGTTGTACACCTGGACGATGCTGGTGACGTTGTTCAGGTGCCAGTTGTAGCCCCCGACGATGTAGATCTTCTTCTCCAACAAGCAGCAACCGGCCTCCGACTGCCCGGCCCGCATGGGGCTGACAGTCGTCCACTGGTTGCTCTCCGGCACGTAGTACTCCACCGCCAAGACGTCGAAGCAGCGGTCGACGTGGTCCATGCGGCCCCCGAGGGCGTAGATCCAGTTACAGGCGCTGACCATGGCGTGCAGGACCCGGGGCTCGTTCATGGGGGCCTTGAACTCCCACTGGTCCGCTGCGGGGTCGTAACAATGCAACGCCTTTTTGTCTTCCACCGAGACCCCGTACCCCCCCGAGATATACAGCTTGCCCCCCACCGTGGCCCCGGCGTGGCCCCATGTCCTGCGCTTGAGGGAGCAGACGTAGCTCCACTCGTTGGTCTTGGGGCAGTACTTCTCCACCGAGGCCAGGCTGCCGGAGCGGTTCCGCCCGCCGGTGGCGTACACCATGCCCTGCAAGACGTTCAGCTGGAACTGGATCCGGCTCTCCTGCATGGCCTGGATGTGCAGCCACTGGTTCAGGTGCGGGTCGTAGCGGTAGCAGATGTCCACCGCCCCCTCGCCGCTCCGGTACTGCAGGTGCTGGCCGCCCACCACGTAGACAAAGTTGTCCAGCACGGCCACGCAGGTGTGGCTGCTGCCCACTTCCATCTCCGTCAGCTCCTTGAACTGGCGCGTGCTGCTCTCCGGCAGGCAGTAGACCTTGCCGCTCACGGTCCGGTCGTTGTCCGTGTAGGGGGTGCCGCCGAAGGTGATGAGGGAGAGGACGTCCGAGCGGATGGCGGTGCGGGCAGACTGCATCTCGTGCTGCCGGAAAGGCAGGACCTGGTAGTTGAAGGCTTCCAGGAGGTACTGCCGGCAGAGGACGTCCTCCACCATGATGTCCAAGGTCTGGACGTTGTCCACCAGCTCCGAGGACTTCATGAGCGGGAAGCGGATGTGGCAGAGGACCTGGCTGGCGTTGCCGCGGCGCGATGGGTCGTGCTGCAGCCAGCGGATGGCGGCCTGGAAGAGGTCGATCTCGCCGCAGCTTTTGAGCTTGTTGCTCTGGAGGAAGAAGACCAGGCGCTCCAGGGGCAGGTGGAGGAAGTCCTCCTCCTCGGAGATCTGGAGGAAGTGCCGGAAGGTGAAGGCGTCCACCGACTCCTTCAGGGAGGCCAGGCTGAAGGTGGTGGCCATCTGCCCGATGTTGAGGCAGGTCTCGACGCTCATGGCGGACTTCAGGAACTCCTCGCAGAGCTCCACCACCGGCACCATCTGCAAGAAGACGGCCGCCCCCAGCACGTCCTGGATGCAGTCGAGGTCCAGGGTGACTTCGGCGCTGTACGCAAACTCGATGATGTGCTTCAGCCCTTTGGCGGAGACGCCTTTCAGCTCAATGACGTCTTGGCTGGCTTCTCTCATCCCGCCGGTGAACATCGCCCTGAAGATCACAGAGGACAAGAGAGCGTGGGTGAGATGCCCCATCCCCTGCCAGCAATGTGCACCATCTTCCGTTTTCATATAGGCTGCGAGGGAGCTGCttcataccgagtcaggccattggtccatctagctcagtcttgtctacactgactggcagctgcgcTCCAGGCAGAgcaggctctttcccagcccttcctggagatgctgccagggactgaactgaggACTTTCGGCATGCAAGATCCCCTCACCACCTCTCTTTTAAACGTGATCAATTGCATCTAAATACATCCGCATATTCCTTTGacggaggtggggggtgggcagattTCAAGCTCGCAGGTTTCAAGCTCTGCtttggagagcaggaggaggagagctggtcttgtggtagcaagcatgtattgtgcccattgctaagcagggtctgc
Above is a window of Hemicordylus capensis ecotype Gifberg chromosome 2, rHemCap1.1.pri, whole genome shotgun sequence DNA encoding:
- the KLHL26 gene encoding kelch-like protein 26 isoform X3, whose amino-acid sequence is MAEPGRAEQASERPPSPGPSMAGKNSALKCTFSAPGHSATLLHGLASLRAQAQLLDVILTINNEAFQVHKVVLAACSDYFRAMFTGGMREASQDVIELKGVSAKGLKHIIEFAYSAEVTLDLDCIQDVLGAAVFLQMVPVVELCEEFLKSAMSVETCLNIGQMATTFSLASLKESVDAFTFRHFLQISEEEDFLHLPLERLVFFLQSNKLKSCGEIDLFQAAIRWLQHDPSRRGNASQVLCHIRFPLMKSSELVDNVQTLDIMVEDVLCRQYLLEAFNYQVLPFRQHEMQSARTAIRSDVLSLITFGGTPYTDNDRTVSGKVYCLPESSTRQFKELTEMEVGSSHTCVAVLDNFVYVVGGQHLQYRSGEGAVDICYRYDPHLNQWLHIQAMQESRIQFQLNVLQGMVYATGGRNRSGSLASVEKYCPKTNEWSYVCSLKRRTWGHAGATVGGKLYISGGYGVSVEDKKALHCYDPAADQWEFKAPMNEPRVLHAMVSACNWIYALGGRMDHVDRCFDVLAVEYYVPESNQWTTVSPMRAGQSEAGCCLLEKKIYIVGGYNWHLNNVTSIVQVYNTETDEWERDLHFPESFAGIACAPVILPQTTAQR